Within Massilia endophytica, the genomic segment CGCGCAGCTGGTGCAGCTGTGCAAGGCCGAACTTGTCGGCGCGGTGCATGATGATGGTGTTCGCGGTCGGCACGTCGATGCCGGTTTCGATAATGGTGGTGCAGAGCAGGATGTTGTAGCGCTGGGCCACGAAGTCGCGCATCACCTTTTCCAGGTCGCGCTCGTGCATCTGGCCGTGGGCGACGGCAATGCGCGCCTCAGGCAGCAGCTCGGTCAGCGCGGCCAGGCGGTTCTGGATGGTCTCGACCTCGTTGTGCAGGAAGTAGACCTGGCCGCCGCGCTTCAGTTCGCGCAGCACGGCCTCGCGGATCACGGAGTCGTTCTCGCTGCGCACGAAGGTCTTGATCGCCAGGCGCTTCTGCGGCGCGGTGGCGATGACGGAGAAGTCCCGCAGGCCTTCAAGTGCCATGCCCAGGGTACGGGGGATCGGCGTTGCGGTGAGGGTCAGCACGTCCACCTCCGCGCGCAGGGACTTGAGCGCCTCTTTCTGGCGTACGCCGAAGCGGTGTTCTTCGTCGATGATGACGAGGCCGAGGCGGGTGAACTTCACGTCCTCCGACAGGAGCTTGTGGGTGCCGATCACGATGTCCAGCGTGCCGTCGGACATGCCCTTGATGGCGTTGGCGATCTCCTTGCCGGTGCGGAAGCGCGACATCTCGGCGATCTTCACCGGCCAGTCGGCGAAACGGTCGGCGAAGGTCTGGGCATGCTGTTCGGCCAGCAGCGTGGTGGGCGCGAGAATGGCGACCTGCTTGCCGCCCATGACGGCGATGAAGGCCGCGCGCAGGGCCACTTCCGTCTTCCCGAAGCCCACGTCGCCGCAAACGAGGCGGTCCATCGGCTTCCCTGAGGTCATGTCCTTGATCACGTTCAGGATCGCCGCTGCCTGGTCGGGCGTTTCGTCGAAGCCGAAGCTTTCGGCGAAGCGTTCGTAGTCCTGGGAGGAATACTCGAAGGCGTGGCCCTGGCGCGCCGCGCGGCGCGCGTAGAGGTTGAGCAGCTCGGCCGCGGTATCGCGCACCTGCTCGGCCGCCTTGCGCTTGGCCTTCTCCCACTGGCCGGAGCCCAGCGTGTGCAGCGGCGCATCCTCCGGCGAGCCGCCGGAATAGCGCGAGATCACATGCAGCTGGGAGACGGGCACATAGAGCTTGGTGTCCTTGGCGTATTCCAGATGCAGGAATTCGGTCTCTCCTTCGCCCAGGTCCATGCTGGTGAGGCCCATATAGCGGCCGATGCCGTGGTTGATGTGGACCACCGGATCGCCGATCTTGAGCTCGGACAGGTCGCGCACCATGGACTCGACCTGGGTCACCGCCTCCTGCTTCTTCTTGCCGACGCGGCGGCCGCTGCCCGCATACAGCTCGGTTTCGGTGATGAAGGCCAGCGCCTCGGCGCCTGCCAGCAGCTCGAAGCCCGCCTGAAGGGGCGCAACGCCCAGCACCACCTTCGCATCGGAGGCGAGGAAGCCTTCGTAGCCTTCCACCGGCGCGGGGTCGAGGTCGAACTCGCTGAAGTACTGCTGCAGCGTTTCGCGGCGGCCGTTCGATTCGGCGCAGATCATCACGCGCCGCCCGCCCTGCATCAGGTAGGCGCGCAGGTTGGTGAGCGGATCGTCCAGGTGGCGGTTGACGCCGATGTTCGGAATCGGGGCCGAGAGCTCGGAAGCAGCGCCGTCGCCGTCGCGCTGGATCGAAAGACGCGCATGCGGCTTGGCCTGGGTGTAGAACTGCTCCGCGCCCAGGAAGATGGATTGCGGCGGCAGGATGGGCCGTTCGCGGTCCGCCTTCAGGAACTTGTAGCGCGACTCGGTATCGGACCAGAAGCGCTGGATGGCGCTGTCGATATCGCCCACCGTGGCAAGCGCGGCGCCTTCGGGCAGGTAGTCGAACAGCGTTGCGGTCTCTTCGAAAAAGAGCGGCAGGTAGTACTCGATGCCCGCCGAGGCAATGCCGCTGCTGATGTCCTTGTACACCACGGCGCGCGAGGGATCGCCCTCGAATGTTTCGCGCCAGCGGCTGCGGAAGGTGGTGCGCGCGGCTTCGTCCATCGGGAATTCGCGGCCCGGCAGCAGGCGCACCTCCTTCACGGGATAGAGAGAGCGCTGGGTGTCCGCATCGAAGGTGCGGATGGTCTCGATGGTGTCGCCGAACAGGTCGAGGCGGTAGGGCAGGGCGGAGCCCATCGGGAACAGGTCGATCAGGCCGCCGCGCACGGAATATTCGCCGGGCGACATCACCTGCGAGACGTGCGTGTAGCCCGCCAGCGTGAGCTGCGATTTCAGGCGCGCCTCGTCCAGCGACTCGCCCTGCTTGAAGAAGAAGGTGTAAGCCGCCAGGAAGGAGGGCGGCGCCATGCGCACCAGCGCCGTGGTGGCGGGCACCAGCATCACGTCGCATTGGCCGGTCTGGAT encodes:
- the mfd gene encoding transcription-repair coupling factor is translated as MSFDLKKALPKPGNRFVLPTLYGSADAYALAQSALELKSRGQMLAVIVAQPSDAQRLLDEMPWFAGGQLRCHLLPDWETLPYDAFSPHQDLVSERLATLHEIQTGQCDVMLVPATTALVRMAPPSFLAAYTFFFKQGESLDEARLKSQLTLAGYTHVSQVMSPGEYSVRGGLIDLFPMGSALPYRLDLFGDTIETIRTFDADTQRSLYPVKEVRLLPGREFPMDEAARTTFRSRWRETFEGDPSRAVVYKDISSGIASAGIEYYLPLFFEETATLFDYLPEGAALATVGDIDSAIQRFWSDTESRYKFLKADRERPILPPQSIFLGAEQFYTQAKPHARLSIQRDGDGAASELSAPIPNIGVNRHLDDPLTNLRAYLMQGGRRVMICAESNGRRETLQQYFSEFDLDPAPVEGYEGFLASDAKVVLGVAPLQAGFELLAGAEALAFITETELYAGSGRRVGKKKQEAVTQVESMVRDLSELKIGDPVVHINHGIGRYMGLTSMDLGEGETEFLHLEYAKDTKLYVPVSQLHVISRYSGGSPEDAPLHTLGSGQWEKAKRKAAEQVRDTAAELLNLYARRAARQGHAFEYSSQDYERFAESFGFDETPDQAAAILNVIKDMTSGKPMDRLVCGDVGFGKTEVALRAAFIAVMGGKQVAILAPTTLLAEQHAQTFADRFADWPVKIAEMSRFRTGKEIANAIKGMSDGTLDIVIGTHKLLSEDVKFTRLGLVIIDEEHRFGVRQKEALKSLRAEVDVLTLTATPIPRTLGMALEGLRDFSVIATAPQKRLAIKTFVRSENDSVIREAVLRELKRGGQVYFLHNEVETIQNRLAALTELLPEARIAVAHGQMHERDLEKVMRDFVAQRYNILLCTTIIETGIDVPTANTIIMHRADKFGLAQLHQLRGRVGRSHHQAYAYLLVNDVQGLSKQAQRRLDAIQAMEELGSGFYLAMHDLEIRGAGEVLGESQSGEMLEVGFQLYTDMLNEAVRALKAGKEPDLAAPLATTTEINLHVPALLPSDFCGDVHERLSIYKRLANCEAQEAIDDLQEELIDRFGKLPEQVKALIETHRLRIAAKTAGIVKIDAHGEAVNLQFMPKPPIDPMKIITLIQKHRHIKLNGQDKLKITASMPDLNARVTQIKTAIKQLLS